The following are encoded together in the Salvia hispanica cultivar TCC Black 2014 chromosome 6, UniMelb_Shisp_WGS_1.0, whole genome shotgun sequence genome:
- the LOC125191980 gene encoding uncharacterized protein LOC125191980 isoform X1: MAWRGSLSRSLMSAARASTPRSSPPHAPLRSPPVSSSRLNSRRLSFSNPSTLGELGCTQSLLSLHRTVAGTRLTSHLADNVRAFCELSHGTLCRSCQDR, encoded by the exons ATGGCTTGGCGCGGTTCGCTTTCCCGATCGCTGATGTCCGCCGCTAGGGCTTCCACTCCCCGCTCATCGCCGCCACACGCCCCCCTGCGTTCTCCTCCTGTTTCTTCCTCTCGCCTCAATTCACGCCGCCTCTCCTTCTCCAATCCCAG CACACTGGGGGAGCTGGGATGCACCCAGTCGCTATTGTCACTGCATAGGACAGTGGCAGGAACAAGGTTGACATCTCATTTGGCTGACAATGTGCGAGCTTTCTGTGAGCTGTCCCATGGTACTCTCTGCCGTTCTTGTCAGGATCGCTAA
- the LOC125191980 gene encoding uncharacterized protein LOC125191980 isoform X2 produces MAWRGSLSRSLMSAARASTPRSSPPHAPLRSPPVSSSRLNSRRLSFSNPSTLGELGCTQSLLSLHRTVAGTRLTSHLADNVRAFCELSHGT; encoded by the exons ATGGCTTGGCGCGGTTCGCTTTCCCGATCGCTGATGTCCGCCGCTAGGGCTTCCACTCCCCGCTCATCGCCGCCACACGCCCCCCTGCGTTCTCCTCCTGTTTCTTCCTCTCGCCTCAATTCACGCCGCCTCTCCTTCTCCAATCCCAG CACACTGGGGGAGCTGGGATGCACCCAGTCGCTATTGTCACTGCATAGGACAGTGGCAGGAACAAGGTTGACATCTCATTTGGCTGACAATGTGCGAGCTTTCTGTGAGCTGTCCCATG